From a single Corvus hawaiiensis isolate bCorHaw1 chromosome 23, bCorHaw1.pri.cur, whole genome shotgun sequence genomic region:
- the GMEB1 gene encoding glucocorticoid modulatory element-binding protein 1 isoform X1, with the protein MANAEVSVPVGDVVVVPSDRNEGENPEDTKTQVILQLQPVQQGIYQEGSEASAAVVAVETHTIHKLEEGIDPSTLETSEEIEIAYPITCGESKAILLWKKFVCPGINVKCVKFNDQLISPKHFVHLAGKSTLKDWKRAIRLGGIMLRKMMDSGQIDFYQHDKVCTNTCRSTKFDLLISSARAPVPGQQTVVQTPTSADGSITQIALSEESMEEGIEWNSALTAAVTMATEEGMKKDTDEISEDTLMFWKGIADVGLMEEVVCNIQKEIEEVLRGVQQRLGQSPFQMTDAAVLNNVAHTFGLMDTVKKVLDNRKNQTEQGEEQFLYTLADLERQLEEQKKLARDQKAKSQTIQNVVLMPVSAPKPPKRPRLQRPASATILSPSTPIQQPQFTVISPIAIAPVGQQFSVGNIPVATLSQGSSPVTVHTLPSGSQLFRYATVVSSSKTSSSDTVTLHPSSSLALLSSAAMQDSGALANVAAVVNPVELVAMESGITSTIQAVEGTSDDGQTIIEIDPAPDPEVDTDESDGKAVILETELRTEEKVVGDVEDHQHQVHNVEIVVLED; encoded by the exons ATGGCGAATGCCGAGGTGAGCGTCCCTGTGGGTGATGTGGTGGTTGTACCAAGTGACAGGAATGAAGGGGAGAACCCGGAGGATACCAAAACCCAAGTGATCTTGCAGCTCCAGCCGGTGCAGCAAGG GATTTACCAAGAGGGCTCTGAGGCCAGCGCCGCTGTGGTGGCCGTTGAAACCCACACCATCCACAAGCTGGAAGAAGGGATCG ACCCCAGCACCCTCGAAACGAGTGAGGAAATCGAGATCGCCTATCCCATCACCTGTGGGGAGAGCAAAGCCATCCTCCTCTGGAAGAAGTTTGTCTGTCCAGGAATTAATGTCAAGTGTGTGAAG TTCAATGACCAGCTGATCAGCCCGAAGCATTTTGTTCACCTGGCTGGGAAGTCTACCCTGAAGGATTGGAAGAGAGCCATTCGCCTTGGAGGAATCATGCTAAG GAAGATGATGGATTCAGGGCAGATTGACTTCTATCAACATGACAAAGTTTGCACCAACACCTGTCGAAGCACCAAGTTTGATCTCCTGATCAGCAGCGCCAGAGCAccagtgccagggcagcagaCCGTGGTGCAGACTCCAACCTCAGCTGACG GGAGCATCACCCAGATCGCGCTGTCGGAGGAGAGTATGGAGGAGGGGATCGAGTGGAACTCGgctctgacagctgctgtcaccatgGCCACTGAGGAAGGCATGAAAAAGGACACAGATGAGATCTCAG AGGACACACTGATGTTCTGGAAAGGAATAGCTGATGTGGGGCTGATGGAAGAGGTGGTGTGCAACATCCAGAAGGAGATAGAAGAAGTCCTAAGAGGTGTGCAGCAGCGGTTGGGTCAGTCTCCCTTCCAGATGACAG ATGCTGCAGTCCTGAACAACGTTGCCCATACATTTGGCTTAATGGACACAGTCAAGAAGGTACTGGACAACAGGAAAAACCAGACAGAGCAAGGAGAGGAGCAGTTTCTTTACACATTGGCAG ACCTGGAGCGgcagctggaagagcagaagaaacTTGCCAGGGACCAGAAGGCCAAGTCCCAAACCATCCAGAATGTGGTGCTGATGCCCGTGAGTGCTCCCAAGCCCCCCAAGAGACCCCGTCTGCAGCGTCCAGCCTCTGCCACCATCCTCAGCCCCTCCACCCCCATCCAGCAGCCTCAGTTCACTGTCATCTCCCCCATCGCCATTGCGCCTGTTGGACAACAGTTCTCTGTGGGCAACATCCCGGTGGCAACCCTCAGCCAAGGCTCCAGCCCGGTGACTGTTCATACCTTGCCATCTGGCTCCCAGCTCTTCCGATATGCCACCGTGGTTTCATCCTCCAAGACCAGCTCCTCGGACACGGTCACCCTGCACCCAtcctccagcctggcactgctgagctcagcagcCATGCAGGACAGCGGGGCCCTGGCCAACGTGGCGGCCGTGGTCAACCCTGTGGAACTGGTGGCCATGGAGTCTGGCATTACTTCCACCATCCAAGCTGTGGAAGGCACCTCGGACGATGGGCAGACCATCATAGAGATCGACCCGGCGCCGGATCCTGAGGTAGACACAGACGAGTCAGACGGCAAAGCTGTGATCCTGGAGACAGAGCTGAGGACTGAGGAGAAAGTGGTGGGAGATGTGGAAGACCATCAGCACCAGGTCCATAATGTGGAGATTGTGGTCTTGGAAGACTAG
- the GMEB1 gene encoding glucocorticoid modulatory element-binding protein 1 isoform X2, whose translation MNDPSTLETSEEIEIAYPITCGESKAILLWKKFVCPGINVKCVKFNDQLISPKHFVHLAGKSTLKDWKRAIRLGGIMLRKMMDSGQIDFYQHDKVCTNTCRSTKFDLLISSARAPVPGQQTVVQTPTSADGSITQIALSEESMEEGIEWNSALTAAVTMATEEGMKKDTDEISEDTLMFWKGIADVGLMEEVVCNIQKEIEEVLRGVQQRLGQSPFQMTDAAVLNNVAHTFGLMDTVKKVLDNRKNQTEQGEEQFLYTLADLERQLEEQKKLARDQKAKSQTIQNVVLMPVSAPKPPKRPRLQRPASATILSPSTPIQQPQFTVISPIAIAPVGQQFSVGNIPVATLSQGSSPVTVHTLPSGSQLFRYATVVSSSKTSSSDTVTLHPSSSLALLSSAAMQDSGALANVAAVVNPVELVAMESGITSTIQAVEGTSDDGQTIIEIDPAPDPEVDTDESDGKAVILETELRTEEKVVGDVEDHQHQVHNVEIVVLED comes from the exons ATGAATG ACCCCAGCACCCTCGAAACGAGTGAGGAAATCGAGATCGCCTATCCCATCACCTGTGGGGAGAGCAAAGCCATCCTCCTCTGGAAGAAGTTTGTCTGTCCAGGAATTAATGTCAAGTGTGTGAAG TTCAATGACCAGCTGATCAGCCCGAAGCATTTTGTTCACCTGGCTGGGAAGTCTACCCTGAAGGATTGGAAGAGAGCCATTCGCCTTGGAGGAATCATGCTAAG GAAGATGATGGATTCAGGGCAGATTGACTTCTATCAACATGACAAAGTTTGCACCAACACCTGTCGAAGCACCAAGTTTGATCTCCTGATCAGCAGCGCCAGAGCAccagtgccagggcagcagaCCGTGGTGCAGACTCCAACCTCAGCTGACG GGAGCATCACCCAGATCGCGCTGTCGGAGGAGAGTATGGAGGAGGGGATCGAGTGGAACTCGgctctgacagctgctgtcaccatgGCCACTGAGGAAGGCATGAAAAAGGACACAGATGAGATCTCAG AGGACACACTGATGTTCTGGAAAGGAATAGCTGATGTGGGGCTGATGGAAGAGGTGGTGTGCAACATCCAGAAGGAGATAGAAGAAGTCCTAAGAGGTGTGCAGCAGCGGTTGGGTCAGTCTCCCTTCCAGATGACAG ATGCTGCAGTCCTGAACAACGTTGCCCATACATTTGGCTTAATGGACACAGTCAAGAAGGTACTGGACAACAGGAAAAACCAGACAGAGCAAGGAGAGGAGCAGTTTCTTTACACATTGGCAG ACCTGGAGCGgcagctggaagagcagaagaaacTTGCCAGGGACCAGAAGGCCAAGTCCCAAACCATCCAGAATGTGGTGCTGATGCCCGTGAGTGCTCCCAAGCCCCCCAAGAGACCCCGTCTGCAGCGTCCAGCCTCTGCCACCATCCTCAGCCCCTCCACCCCCATCCAGCAGCCTCAGTTCACTGTCATCTCCCCCATCGCCATTGCGCCTGTTGGACAACAGTTCTCTGTGGGCAACATCCCGGTGGCAACCCTCAGCCAAGGCTCCAGCCCGGTGACTGTTCATACCTTGCCATCTGGCTCCCAGCTCTTCCGATATGCCACCGTGGTTTCATCCTCCAAGACCAGCTCCTCGGACACGGTCACCCTGCACCCAtcctccagcctggcactgctgagctcagcagcCATGCAGGACAGCGGGGCCCTGGCCAACGTGGCGGCCGTGGTCAACCCTGTGGAACTGGTGGCCATGGAGTCTGGCATTACTTCCACCATCCAAGCTGTGGAAGGCACCTCGGACGATGGGCAGACCATCATAGAGATCGACCCGGCGCCGGATCCTGAGGTAGACACAGACGAGTCAGACGGCAAAGCTGTGATCCTGGAGACAGAGCTGAGGACTGAGGAGAAAGTGGTGGGAGATGTGGAAGACCATCAGCACCAGGTCCATAATGTGGAGATTGTGGTCTTGGAAGACTAG
- the YTHDF2 gene encoding YTH domain-containing family protein 2 isoform X2: MSDSYLPSYFSPSIGFSYSLGEAAWSTGGDPPMPYLTSYGQLSNGEPHFLPDAMFGQPGALGSTPFLGQHGFNFFPSGIDFSAWGNSSSQGQSTQSSGYSSNYAYAPSSLGGAMIDGQSAFANETLNKAPGMNTIDQGMAALKLGSTDVASSVPKVVGSAVGSGSITGNIVTSNSLPPATIAPPKPTSWADIASKPAKQQPKLKTKNGIAGSSLPPPPIKHNMDIGTWDNKGPGAKAPSQALVQNLAQQPVQVSPQPMGQQISSSPPVTQAPGGQQPQALPPPAPLPVPPAQPTRWVAPRNRGNGFGQNGVDGNGVGQAQASSGSPSEPHPVLEKLRSVNNYNPKDFDWNPKHGRVFIIKSYSEDDIHRSIKYNIWCSTEHGNKRLDAAYRSMNGKGPVYLLFSVNGSGHFCGVAEMKSAVDYNTCAGVWSQDKWKGRFDVRWIFVKDVPNSQLRHIRLENNENKPVTNSRDTQEVPLEKAKQVLKIIATYKHTTSIFDDFSHYEKRQEEEENVKKERQGRVK, encoded by the coding sequence ATGTCTGATTCCTACTTGCCAAGCTACTTCAGTCCCTCCATTGGATTCTCCTACTCCTTAGGCGAAGCTGCCTGGTCCACGGGGGGAGATCCCCCCATGCCCTACCTGACCTCGTACGGACAGCTGAGCAACGGGGAGCCCCACTTCCTTCCCGACGCCATGTTCGGGCAGCCAGGGGCCCTTGGCAGCACTCCATTCCTCGGGCAGCACGGCTTTAACTTCTTTCCAAGCGGGATAGACTTTTCGGCTTGGGGGAATAGCAGTTCTCAGGGACAATCCACTCAAAGCTCTGGCTACAGCAGCAACTATGCCTATGCCCCCAGCTCACTGGGAGGGGCCATGATCGATGGGCAGTCGGCCTTTGCCAACGAGACTCTGAACAAGGCTCCTGGCATGAACACCATTGACCAGGGCATGGCAGCCCTCAAGCTGGGTAGCACGGACGTGGCGAGCAGCGTCCCAAAAGTCGTCGGCTCGGCCGTAGGGAGCGGATCCATCACCGGTAATATCGTGACGTCAAACAGTTTGCCTCCGGCGACGATTGCGCCGCCGAAGCCGACCTCATGGGCTGACATTGCCAGCAAACCCGCCAAGCAGCAGCCCAAGCTGAAGACCAAGAATGGCATTGCAGGGTCAAGTCTTCCGCCGCCTCCCATAAAACATAACATGGATATCGGAACTTGGGATAACAAAGGGCCGGGGGCAAAAGCCCCGTCACAGGCCTTGGTCCAGAATCTTGCTCAGCAgccagtgcaggtgtccccacAGCCCATGGGCCAGCAGATCAGTAGTAGCCCGCCGGTGACCCAGGCTCCgggtgggcagcagccacaggcgCTGCCACCGCCAGCTCCGCTGCCtgtgccaccagcacagcccaccCGCTGGGTCGCCCCTCGGAATCGCGGCAATGGCTTTGGCCAGAACGGAGTGGACGGTAACGGAGTGGGACAGGCTCAGGCCAGTTCTGGTTCTCCTTCAGAGCCGCACCCGGTCTTGGAGAAGTTGAGATCTGTCAACAACTACAACCCCAAGGATTTTGACTGGAACCCGAAGCATGGGCGGGTTTTCATCATTAAGAGTTACTCTGAGGACGATATCCACCGTTCCATTAAATACAACATCTGGTGCAGTACGGAGCATGGCAACAAAAGACTGGATGCAGCCTATCGCTCCATGAACGGGAAGGGCCCCGTATACTTACTGTTCAGTGTCAACGGTAGCGGTCACTTCTGCGGCGTAGCAGAAATGAAATCTGCTGTGGACTATAACACCTGTGCAGGTGTGTGGTCCCAGGACAAATGGAAGGGACGTTTTGATGTCAGGTGGATTTTTGTGAAGGACGTTCCCAACAGCCAGCTGCGACACATCCGCCTAGAGAACAATGAGAATAAGCCAGTGACCAACTCCAGAGACACTCAGGAGGTGCCTCTGGAAAAGGCTAAGCAGGTGTTGAAAATCATTGCCACCTACAAGCACACCACCTCCATCTTTGATGACTTCTCACACTATGAGAAACgccaagaggaggaggaaaacgtTAAAAAG
- the YTHDF2 gene encoding YTH domain-containing family protein 2 isoform X1, whose product MSASSLLEQRPKGQSNKVQNGSVHQKDGLNDDDFEPYLSPQARPNNAYTAMSDSYLPSYFSPSIGFSYSLGEAAWSTGGDPPMPYLTSYGQLSNGEPHFLPDAMFGQPGALGSTPFLGQHGFNFFPSGIDFSAWGNSSSQGQSTQSSGYSSNYAYAPSSLGGAMIDGQSAFANETLNKAPGMNTIDQGMAALKLGSTDVASSVPKVVGSAVGSGSITGNIVTSNSLPPATIAPPKPTSWADIASKPAKQQPKLKTKNGIAGSSLPPPPIKHNMDIGTWDNKGPGAKAPSQALVQNLAQQPVQVSPQPMGQQISSSPPVTQAPGGQQPQALPPPAPLPVPPAQPTRWVAPRNRGNGFGQNGVDGNGVGQAQASSGSPSEPHPVLEKLRSVNNYNPKDFDWNPKHGRVFIIKSYSEDDIHRSIKYNIWCSTEHGNKRLDAAYRSMNGKGPVYLLFSVNGSGHFCGVAEMKSAVDYNTCAGVWSQDKWKGRFDVRWIFVKDVPNSQLRHIRLENNENKPVTNSRDTQEVPLEKAKQVLKIIATYKHTTSIFDDFSHYEKRQEEEENVKKERQGRVK is encoded by the exons ATGTCGGCTAGCAGCCTCCTGGAGCAG AGACCCAAGGGCCAAAGCAACAAAG TGCAAAACGGCTCTGTGCACCAGAAGGATGGGCTGAATGATGATGACTTTGAGCCTTACCTGAGTCCCCAGGCCCGCCCG aataatGCATACACTGCAATGTCTGATTCCTACTTGCCAAGCTACTTCAGTCCCTCCATTGGATTCTCCTACTCCTTAGGCGAAGCTGCCTGGTCCACGGGGGGAGATCCCCCCATGCCCTACCTGACCTCGTACGGACAGCTGAGCAACGGGGAGCCCCACTTCCTTCCCGACGCCATGTTCGGGCAGCCAGGGGCCCTTGGCAGCACTCCATTCCTCGGGCAGCACGGCTTTAACTTCTTTCCAAGCGGGATAGACTTTTCGGCTTGGGGGAATAGCAGTTCTCAGGGACAATCCACTCAAAGCTCTGGCTACAGCAGCAACTATGCCTATGCCCCCAGCTCACTGGGAGGGGCCATGATCGATGGGCAGTCGGCCTTTGCCAACGAGACTCTGAACAAGGCTCCTGGCATGAACACCATTGACCAGGGCATGGCAGCCCTCAAGCTGGGTAGCACGGACGTGGCGAGCAGCGTCCCAAAAGTCGTCGGCTCGGCCGTAGGGAGCGGATCCATCACCGGTAATATCGTGACGTCAAACAGTTTGCCTCCGGCGACGATTGCGCCGCCGAAGCCGACCTCATGGGCTGACATTGCCAGCAAACCCGCCAAGCAGCAGCCCAAGCTGAAGACCAAGAATGGCATTGCAGGGTCAAGTCTTCCGCCGCCTCCCATAAAACATAACATGGATATCGGAACTTGGGATAACAAAGGGCCGGGGGCAAAAGCCCCGTCACAGGCCTTGGTCCAGAATCTTGCTCAGCAgccagtgcaggtgtccccacAGCCCATGGGCCAGCAGATCAGTAGTAGCCCGCCGGTGACCCAGGCTCCgggtgggcagcagccacaggcgCTGCCACCGCCAGCTCCGCTGCCtgtgccaccagcacagcccaccCGCTGGGTCGCCCCTCGGAATCGCGGCAATGGCTTTGGCCAGAACGGAGTGGACGGTAACGGAGTGGGACAGGCTCAGGCCAGTTCTGGTTCTCCTTCAGAGCCGCACCCGGTCTTGGAGAAGTTGAGATCTGTCAACAACTACAACCCCAAGGATTTTGACTGGAACCCGAAGCATGGGCGGGTTTTCATCATTAAGAGTTACTCTGAGGACGATATCCACCGTTCCATTAAATACAACATCTGGTGCAGTACGGAGCATGGCAACAAAAGACTGGATGCAGCCTATCGCTCCATGAACGGGAAGGGCCCCGTATACTTACTGTTCAGTGTCAACGGTAGCGGTCACTTCTGCGGCGTAGCAGAAATGAAATCTGCTGTGGACTATAACACCTGTGCAGGTGTGTGGTCCCAGGACAAATGGAAGGGACGTTTTGATGTCAGGTGGATTTTTGTGAAGGACGTTCCCAACAGCCAGCTGCGACACATCCGCCTAGAGAACAATGAGAATAAGCCAGTGACCAACTCCAGAGACACTCAGGAGGTGCCTCTGGAAAAGGCTAAGCAGGTGTTGAAAATCATTGCCACCTACAAGCACACCACCTCCATCTTTGATGACTTCTCACACTATGAGAAACgccaagaggaggaggaaaacgtTAAAAAG